The Helianthus annuus cultivar XRQ/B chromosome 15, HanXRQr2.0-SUNRISE, whole genome shotgun sequence genomic sequence GTTCTACCGAGTCGGGTTTGAAACCAgttattatgcccatctctacTTTGTAAACAAACCTCCAATTCGATTTTTTCAACCGGTCTGGTCCGGCCCAAACTAAAGTTTGGTTTAGTATGGTTTGACAGGTGCATATGTGATATGTCTAGTCCCAAATAATATACATGATTGTGTCATTAAATAATACAATTAACATTGCAAATTGAGTAAATTAGTAACGATGACAACCATTTAGAACCCAATATATGTTAACCATTACAAATCGAATGAACTACATATGTAACAAGTTGGAATATGTTGACGAGCTCAATTATTACAATGTTGGGTGCTCATGGATATTGTAACTTTGATTCGCTCGTTTTTTATCgatcttagaccatgtgtagtggtgagtGAAATAAATGTCCCACCCTTATGCATCATGGAATGTGAAGTGAAAAAGGAgtgtagtggtataatgcccCATAACACACATTCAGCCATTAGTCATTACTCATATCTATTTTTTAATTTCCTATTGACCCATTCAATTAACTAATTAAGGTTTTGATCATCAGGCATTTTAAATGAAACGCCCAACAAAAATATTGCAAAAAAACGCCCAGAGGATGCTTATGATGGCGTGAAGGGGTATTTTTTAGAGAAGAAACGCCcaaaccccccaccccacccacCCCACCCGAGTACGGGTGGTCTTAGGATAAGGCATTTTGTTTACTTAAATAATAagtaaattatataataattttgTTTAGTTAAAACTTTAATAAACTTTTTATGTGTTTAAGAAAAACAGGTTTGGTTCTTTGAATCGAGAATGTTCAAAATCTGTATAGATACATGGGATTAAAATAGAGAACGAATGGGAAGGGGGACAAAATCATTACAAATAACTCTCAATCGAATCAAAGTGGTTCCATACTTTAAACACGTGTCGTCACATGTTTATTGTTCTTTACatcttataaaaataaatacatgTAAACAATAGTTGGTTTGAGTTATTTATTTGTTACTTGCTATTGTTGTTGAAGTTATGGATTATTTTGGATATTAAAACGTTTCTTTATCTTGTTCGTGTCAAAACATTTTTGATCTTTATTATAGTTGTTATTCGCATATCCCTTGAGTCTATATTGTCAGTCATTGCCGGTGAGCCCATGGTGAAACCATCGTCTCACCGGTTAAACCACCATCGGACGTTTAGTGAACCGGTTAACAAGAAattaatttatgtttgtttatttaacaAACGAATGAAAGTATACACAATATCTCATTTGTTTACTTGTTTTCGTTTATACTTGTTCAAATTTGTTTGTTATATGCGTTTGTTTGCTATTTGTGTACCCAGATATGATGaatagtgtttggtatgcaggaaggAATAGAATAGACTATTACGATGGAATACGAGGGAATGAAAAAATTTGTTTGGTTAGTCAAGGTAATTAAATAACTCGTTACATAGCACATTTAATTCCCTTAAATTCATTACATCCAcaccatttgttttttttttaatttcattctcTCTCTCATCTTCATCACCAACACCTCCCACCACTTCCACCTCCACCTCTAGCcacccaccgccgccaccacccgCCACCCACTACCCTCTGTCACCACCCCTTTCGCCATCGAACAACGGCGCCATCGAACACTACCGACACTACAACCCACCGTCATCACCACCCTCCGGAACCGAACATCGGTGACACCACCCCTCACCGCCACCACCTCTACCACTAGCCACCCACCGCTGCCACCACTAGCCGCCGCCACCCTACACCGTAGACCACCGACGTCGGTGCCGACCATGCTGCCGCTCCCGTCATCGCCACCCGCCATCACCGACCACTGCCATCCACCGCCACCCTCTGCCACTGAACACCGACGCCACCGCCACCCTCTACAAGCTAATGGTTTATTTCATTCCCATGTGATAACTAAATAAGATTATGGAATGGAAAGATCCATTTCATTACTTTGTCCATTTCATTACATCGTACCAAACAGACATTAACCTGCTTAATTTTCACATTTTAGAAGTTAAATCATTTGCCCAATTTAATTTATACCAGATATATTCGGGTAAGGTtagtgtaaaaagtgctcaaagtgtgagaagtgtaagaagtgtattataacactatatataatactatataacaccatataaacatcgtataacaatatgtaacaccatataataccatacaacactatgtaacactatatatcattatataacaaatataacactatacatctataatagacatgctatcagacaacctatagtgttatatttgttatataatgatatatagttttacatagtgttatatggtattatatggtgttatatattgttatacggtgtttatatggtgttatatagtattatatatagtgttataatacacttcttacacttctcacactttgagcactttttacaggatcctctaccgaTATATTCACtaatatatgttttatatatGTTTCTTTAGAATATTAATAAACAACAAAGATGAGTATGagcaaatatattttcttgtgtgTCCGTTTGTTTGATTAAAGTTAAACGAGGCAAACATGAACCATCCCGTTAGTGATTGTTTACAAGCTATGCTAACCACCACAACCCAGATGTCGCTGcagacaaaaatattttttttataaatatatatgctTCTCTTATTTATTgaataaattataaaatataaccACGTATAATAATTAATAGTTATATTTCTCCTATATTAATTTACAGATTTTCTCACCCTCACTATAATAATTAAATTTCCTTTGTTCACTTTTTCACTCTCTTCTCTTTGTTTCTGTTATTCTATTCTTTCTCTCATGTTTCTTTACACCTTTCCTTAACATATTTATCTAATTTCCTTAGCATATTATGCATCACACTCTTAAAACGTCATGAATATTTACAAACTTTACTTGACTAACAAATTTTATGTCATGAATATTGACAAACTTTACTTAACAAACTAattttatttatgtatttttttttcatttcgaAATGTTTATTTTATCGATATAGCGACATGAATTTTCTAAAGGTTTGGTTCTTTTTTATAAGGTTTCAAATATTATCAACGACCTTGCCATAACGTAACGGTTTGCGACGGTTATATAAAGTTTCGAATAAAGTTACGTATGTTATCAACAACCGTTTCTCATACAAGTTCGCTGAAACGTTTGAGGTCATTCTTTTCACTGTTTTACGTCCCCGCTGCAAAGCAGGGTCTCAAATACTAGTATTCGTTTAATTATGAAGAGTTAACTTTTTGTATCATAAAGTCAAATAAAAGTTGAGAACTAGATGAAAGATCCATGCAAAATTAACAAATCAAATTCACGACCGGAGATCAACCAAGAAAACTAGAAAGATTATGCttttatttgaatattataaaagggttaaactaaccttatatttttatataagaatttGTCTATGAGTAGAAGATAATTATATTTTGTATTAGTATTTTCTAAAAGAAAAAGATATCCAACATTATGCTATATGAAGAAACACAACTTATATTTTTTATCATAAAGATTATACGGGTTATGTTACACTTATGATGGGCGCGGgtgagttttttttttccagGTCTTAAGTTCGAGTCTGAGTGATAGGGGTTTCTTATTGAGGTGTTTAAATTGGagatctattgtgcgagggggctctctagtggggacccggttaagacaacgtatgctagaacttccgacattcgcgaataatttacaccttttgaaaaaaatcaaaagtCAAAACGTTTTACCAAACGTACTAATGTACTATGGGTTATTGCAAAATGTACAACACCAAGAACCAAACATAATATTGAGTGATATGGACGAGCATGCACAAAAGATTTTACTTTTAGCTTTTATGGGTGTCAATTATTTGGGCCCAAAATTCGAATCATTCGAGAGTGGCCGGCAGTATCGTATCAACCACAAGTTACACACATTATTATCACTACACTCGACCAAAATCCCTTTTCCCATCACATGAAATGTCTTTTCCATACATAACGTTATTGTAAACGAAACCCTTTTTCAATTTTAATTATTGATGACTACCATCTAATATCAAATCATAAGTTAAAATACTATAGAAATAAATAAATGCTTCATGTTTTTTTCAATAACCAAGATACTCACTTATTAGTGGCGGCATGCGTTGGTCGTTTTAGCGGCGAAAGAGGCCCAATCGTGTCAAAACAACTCGATTAACTGATTTTTGGCGGTCGTGGTGTGTAGAAAGCTGCGAAATAGGCCGCACAAAGATGGAACAATAGATTTCGGCGAAAGTGTGTGACGATGGATGAAGATTCCAACGACTAAAAAATTTTACACGGTTGGCTAGAATCTTTGTAAGAATCTAGCgattattaaaaataaattgaAAAATTGGTGTTAGTTGTAATTTGATAGAAAAAGTATACTACTTCACACCAATTGGATTAAAATGCAACACTGTGGATTAAAATGCAAAACTGACTCATAATTGGTGCAAAACTGACCAAATTTTGTGTAAAGATGACAATGATACACGTGACACATTCTTTAATTACATTTATTAGTCATTTATAACGATCAAATTTATAATGATCAAACTCATAAATTTATAAGAACAACTGGGTACCAAAAAAGATTGGAGTGGAACAACTGGGTACCAAAAAAGGTTGGAGTGGAACAACTGGGTACCAAAAAAGGTTGGTATAGTCGCTTGGAGAGCTGAAAAGGAGAGACTCCCAACCTGAGAAGCGCTAGCCAAACGGGGTATTACGATACAGTCAACGGAGTGTATTCTTTGTAGGGATTACTCGGAAACTAGTGATCACCTTCTCGTCTCGTGCGGCTATGCTCAATTTGTGTGGCAAGTTGTGTTTCAGTGGTGCAAAACCCATCCCATCTTAGCTTTCAGCCTTAAGGATATTCTCGAGTCCTACAAGCAGCTTGGTGGTTCAAGGAAAAAGAGAAAGCCATTTCATGCACTTTGTTTAGTAACTATTTGGAGTATACGGAGCATGAGAAATgagcaaatgtttttggggtgaGCTAAGACGATTAGCAACACTGTTGAAGAGATCAAGTCAAAGAGTTTTATATGGATAAAGCATCGATCCAAGAGTTCGAAGCTCAGCTGGGAGCAATGGTACAACTTTGATGTGTTCTAAATCAGAGTTTTATGCAAGTCTGTTTGTCTGGATGTATCAGTTTGGTAGAATTTTGTAATTGGAGTTTGTATTTTTGGTGCTAGCCGCTAGCTAGAAATTAATAAAATTCTTATGTTGGCCGTTCAACAAAAATTTATAAGGGCAAGTCAATTGATATTCGGTATCTTTTTCAACGGCTATTTATGtgatttttcttttaattaaaCGGTTTAAGTAAGTCAAATAAGACAAGTTGTACACAGGAATAGTGTGAGCTTTAAATTAAAAGAGTTAATTGTATAAATTCATATCTAACTTGTATAGTATTTAAAATTGTATCATTGATTAGCACCAATGCAATTACTTGTTTCATTTTTTCACTCTTGCTATCACATCACTTTTCACCAATGTGCAATAATGCCTGCAGAAAAAATAGTGCCATTCCCATAACTTAAAGTTCAAGTTTTCTTGATTTCTCCTTCCATGCCTTCCTCTTTCAGAATACATGACCCCTACCCccctaaacaccccccccccctccccaccaccacacacacacacacacaaacacactgtAAGGTGACTTTTACCCCCCTCACAAGTCAACATCCATAGTATCTTCCATTCTTGATAACTCACCCTCTACATATATTGTCAGCCTATTAACCCAACATTCATATCATCTCATCTTCCCACAAAATCTTTTATAAAATTGGTGATTTTCACCTCTTTAAAAACCCAAATTCAGCAACCAAAAAGGACTCAAAATCTTGAGTAAAAACAGCAAACAAACAACCACCCATGAAGGAAAGAGGCAAATCTGTTGAATCAGAAACAGAGTACACAAACTTCTACCAAGATTACAACTTTTACAACTCATCATCTTCCAACATCCCCTGTAAAAAACACCCATCTTCATCCCCTGTTGGAATATGTGCATATTGCCTTAAAGACAGGCTCATGAAGCTTGTGTGTTCAGATTGTGGAGAACAGAGGCTTTCTTCATGTTCTTGCTCTGATGTTTCCTCCTACAGAAACTCTTCTTGCACTGTTGATGTTGGAAGTGTTGGTAGAATCTCATTCTTGATTGAAAATGATGACCAAAGATCACTCTTTGATTTCAAGAAACAGAGCAAGAAGGAAACAGAGGATGTGCTTATGTTCAAAAGGAGTAATAGTTGTGTTGTTGAGGTGAAAAAGAGTCATGGGTTTTGGAGGATTGGGAAGCTTTTCAAGAagaggagagagaaagaggaGTGTAGAGAGAGAAACAGTGAGATTTGGGTGAATGATTGTGGGATGGATGTGTCTAGATCAAGGTCTTTGTGTAGTTTTAGGGGTGGGGGGTTTGATCATGAGGGGGGGAGTGTTAGTGATATGGCGTTTTCGAGTGCGAAAATATCGGATTTTAATGAGTCTGAGCCCAGGAAGAGTGGATTTAGAGGTGGATTGATGGATTTTGAACATGGGTTTTCGGCAAAAGAGAGCGAATTTAGTCGAATTCATGATGATTCgagttttattgatttgaaacttGATTTATCGGATCGGTCGAAAACAGAGTACTCTGTTTTTAATAAAACAGAGTACCCTGTTTTCAAAAGCCCATTAGAGgttggtggttgtggtggtggcggtggcagtGGCGGTGGTGTCGGTGGTGGCGgattattatcatcatcatcatgtagGATTACAGTGAATGAGAGGGGGATTAAGAAGGGGAGTAAAGGGCATAGTAAGGTATGGAAGTGGATATTCAAGCAACATTCTGGGAAGAAAGATTTGAATCACATTTTGGAATCTTGAAGTAAGATGATACAAAAGTCAAAGGGTCAAAGATTGATAGTCTTAAAAGTCAAAGGGTTCAGGTCCTCTAGTGGTTTAGAGATTAGTTGAAGGATGTCTATGGTTGTATTTTAGTGTTTCATATTTTGATGTAATTCTTCTTTAACTTAATTGCCACTGAATATGGTATCATAATTTCAACATTATGTGCGGATTGTGAAGATTTGTATGAAAGATTTCTAGTAACTAAGATAAGCATATAAGTGTTAACTTATTTTTACGTGAAAACGCTTCTATTTATGACATTGATATCTATGTAATGGTATCATAATTTCAACTTATGATAAGTTTGATTCGATTTAGGTTTTAGTTAGTTGGTTTAAAATAGTTAGGAATCCATAATGCCTTTGATTTGATTTTGGTTTTAGTTAGTTGATTTTAAGTAGCTTAGGAATATTAATCTTGATTGGGTTTTCTaataagagaaaaatgcccggatagtccctgtggtttcgcattttttcacctatagtccccaaaatcacagggactatccgggcatcttcttcatttttaaagaaaaaccccaccaccacacttcatcttcaacctccacccaccatcaccaccacagtCACCTGAACTGCCATAATCATGTCcgatgaaaaaaaataataaaaaggaaaaagaaacTGAGAAGCAAATAAAAATGAACTGAAAAGGGCTCATCGGAGCCTCACTGCAGAATCCCACCGCCGTAAACAGTCGTCGGTCGTCGCCAGAATCCCACCGGCGACGTCGTCAACCATCATCATGTCATCATCATCGACAATATCATCATCTGTCATCCGTTCAATGTCGTTGCCGGCTCCGCTGGAACTCCTCCGTAAATTTCATCTGTTGTAAATTTATATACCATAATTTATGATTACAACAGTCTATAACTTGAATTACAAAAGGAAAATGAAACaaatcttattattattattattattattattattattattattattattattattattattattattattactattattactattactattattattattattattattattactattattattattcacaATTAACTAAATCCAGTCAAATAGTCAAACCTCAATCTCGATCTCTATAATAATTCTacaaaattataaaatatatatgaaATATGATTACAACAGATGAAATTTACATAAATGAAATGAAAACCTAAATAGGAGTGGTCAAAATTAAAAAGATACATAGTAAAATGTAATTGAATAGTGTACTTACAGAAGAGAAGAGGATATAAAACCCTAATTTGTTCGATTTGAATAAATTAGGGGAAATTGAAGATGATCTGAAGGTGAATTGAGTtagatctgtcacaccccaaccgatggcggaaacatcgggatgagacgaagtgtgttatgtgacaatatttaattaaattcaaatttcattgcaatactaaattgtcatacaagattcaaaagaaataacaacaatgtttcataacataacataacaaacaaaagatagatttatctaggtgtgtatctagtccaccctaaatcttgtttcgtcttgcatatcatctcaataattaacctgcaacatgtattaaaatagagttcaatgcaaaagcaaaggcgagtatacaagtttgactacatagcataatagaataaaaactcatatccaacatgtaacATAGTGAATAgatttactagcaatgcaatttttggcgtactatatgatcaaacccaagaatacaacgcacaAAGAGCCTAATCCCAATCGTTCAGCGGGATAGAAATGTTTAACTCAACAATACCCAATTAGAatagcggggggggggggggggcgttaatcctatagcgctataattgttaaggtgggctagcaaagttaatgagcatataacgtttcaaatcgttcatagagcatacaagcatagcaaatattcataatagtttcatgtcacgttcatagatagagtatgttttgtttaagcataaaagttgttttgaatatgtatacatgttgcatcccaaagtgtaaaggggaaaaaggggtcgagtatactcacggtttacaagtcttgacttggaagttccgagagtaagtttggtggatgacttgacttggaagttccgagagtaagtttggtggatgatttagcttggagcacctagtccttctacacgaggaaacgtaggtgtgtgagtttggcgtttacggaagattaagAATGTGGAAATAACTTAGTATAACGAAAGTATATGtgtatgtgaaaataatcatcttttagactttataaccatcatatgacactaggtaaccaatatggttatttaatgtttttcatgggtagtgaacccattagaatcatattaaggtttaggtcttggatgattttctacttctttaacatgtaaacacaagtttaacgtcaaaggttcgaatgagtatatgcttatacttaggctaaatattacatattatttaggtccaatatgtcaagtaggaggtagaagattaaatctccatttaggcacctcttagtTACAAGGATGTCATGCATGGGGTAGAAAGTCTAAacttccatttaggcacccctttgaagttcaccacttctcttgatgtaaagacaaccaaggagggtcacgaactaaggtTTATACGAGTATGTAAGATAAGCTAACGAATAGAaaacatcaaatcatgtgaggattgtatgtttggacaacccaagttgttccataatcactcatgtatcaaagtctaagtttgacatgacttgtgggttaaaaccctaatcaaaacaccaattttatgaggtttaatcctctgattttaagtgtctcaaccatgtttttaagcttacccaaccatagaagaggttgtaagcattaggacattggtgtgagatgtgttagacacaagttggataagaaataacaagtggttggataataataaacaaaacagaaagttttagtccattttagggcaaatccaagcatgattcttccaaggaaaaaccaaggattcaaacccaaggacataacaaagcaataggaagaagaaccaagtgatttggttgagaaatgagcaagttacactcacttttgtaagtcttcacgaatctgtccaaaactcagattctcagctgattagagagtagtttagtgaagattagagagttgtgaaagtgtcaaatgggttggagaaggtgggtatttataatggaggagttagaaggtgattggaggtgattagaggtggattaaaggtgattgggtggttTAGGTTAATGGGATTTCGTGCACAATCAGCTCAAGAAAacacattctgccgaaacaagggcgtcgcgtgacgcctagcaCCCTCGCGTCGCGCGGCGGGTGtggttgtccgacttttgtttttGTTACACTTTAGCCCCTGAAGTTTGTAATTGATCCCTTTAGGTGCATTTTTGAtggtttagggacttgttttgatataaaagcatagtttaaggtgtagttaagcatgatgatcataaccaaggtatgtttaagcgtataaatgtcataaccaagtatcgttctcgttcaaaacacgttcaatgcataagtttagattaattacaagtttagcacatagtttccaagaataacgtttaaacatcgattgattcaccaaatcgaacatacgagcatacatcgaatgcgtataacataaatgtaaccaaaatacaagcttcattaataatccaagtctcggtttgataatgattacaaagaaaggaacgattacaagaatacaaagtttccaaaaatagaaatccaagcaatggtttctaaatagggaaattatgaaaacgcagggcgttacaagaTCTATGGTTGGAATGAAATCGAGAGGGAAATTGGAACAAATTTTTGGTTGAAGAATGAAGAGGGGGAGAAAATTACAGCACTtgttgatgatgttgagtgaATTAACAATTGGGGGGGGGAGCTTGAAGCCAGCAAAGCAGAGTGATTGTGTGAGAGAGGGGTTATCAGGAGGGATAGAGAAGGGGCGGATTTAGCATGGTTCcatgggttcccaggaacccattcgattagaagaaaatggaaaaaattagtgtaaaccttgtatgatttgaaaaaaataatgaaaattaGTGAAAAACTACCAAAAGG encodes the following:
- the LOC110913562 gene encoding uncharacterized protein LOC110913562, translating into MKERGKSVESETEYTNFYQDYNFYNSSSSNIPCKKHPSSSPVGICAYCLKDRLMKLVCSDCGEQRLSSCSCSDVSSYRNSSCTVDVGSVGRISFLIENDDQRSLFDFKKQSKKETEDVLMFKRSNSCVVEVKKSHGFWRIGKLFKKRREKEECRERNSEIWVNDCGMDVSRSRSLCSFRGGGFDHEGGSVSDMAFSSAKISDFNESEPRKSGFRGGLMDFEHGFSAKESEFSRIHDDSSFIDLKLDLSDRSKTEYSVFNKTEYPVFKSPLEVGGCGGGGGSGGGVGGGGLLSSSSCRITVNERGIKKGSKGHSKVWKWIFKQHSGKKDLNHILES